GGATGCCCGCTATTTCAGATGAGAAGCTTGAAATCCTGGACATGTCCCCTCTTATAGCAGAGGCAATTTACAGAACTGCTGTTGGAGAGTCCTTAAGCGCGCTTTTCAAGTGAATATTTCCAAATTATTTTTTTTCTAAACTGATTTTTGCCTTTCAACTGCTGTCCATGATTTTCCCATCTCTCTTTATTAGTAAATTATTTAAATAGAACCTAAATCTTGTAAATAAAACACAATTTTAACAAAGCAGGTAAGGAGGACTTAAAATGGCGGAATTTAAGCTTGTAATTGCTGATCCAAAAACAGGAAAGAGCTATAAGCATGAGGTAAAAGACAAGGAAGCTGGAAAGTTCATAGGAATGAAGATTGGAGAAAAGATTTCCGGTGAGTCAATCGGAATCCCAGGATATGAGTTTGAGATTACAGGGGGCTCTGATTACTGCGGATTTCCCATGAGAAA
The genomic region above belongs to Candidatus Woesearchaeota archaeon and contains:
- a CDS encoding 30S ribosomal protein S6e, with the translated sequence MAEFKLVIADPKTGKSYKHEVKDKEAGKFIGMKIGEKISGESIGIPGYEFEITGGSDYCGFPMRKDLDDVIRKKIYSVKGKGIRDVKKGERLRKSVCGNSIHVKISQINIKILKYGKSPLP